A single Dermacentor variabilis isolate Ectoservices chromosome 9, ASM5094787v1, whole genome shotgun sequence DNA region contains:
- the LOC142557644 gene encoding peroxidase-like — MRQPMNAFSRHGDRALIAMALSRPGDLFGVDLFATDIQRGRDNGVRPYADYVRLCHGLELTTFEDLHHKGLMPEDAARLFAKIYEDVRDVDLFSAAISEYPLADASMGPTMACIVVDSLGRLKWGDRFYYEHGGQAGSFTPGQLRTIRETTLAKIVCENTEGTDTIQRHAFLLPGKQNSMVYCSDLPDIDVNQWAEQKAEVAR, encoded by the exons ATGCGACAGCCAATGAATGCCTTCAGCAG GCACGGCGACCGTGCGCTGATCGCGATGGCGTTGTCTCGGCCAGGCGATCTGTTTGGCGTCGACTTGTTCGCCACCGACATCCAGCGGGGGCGGGACAACGGTGTCAGACCTTATGCCGACTACGTGCGGCTCTGTCATGGCCTGGAGCTCACCACCTTCGAGGACCTTCACCACAAAGGACTCATGCCCGAGGACGCAGCCAGGCTATTTGCGAAAATTTACGA GGACGTTCGAGACGTGGACCTCTTTTCGGCTGCCATTAGCGAGTACCCATTGGCGGATGCCAGCATGGGACCAACCATGGCGTGCATCGTCGTGGATTCCCTGGGCAGGCTCAAGTGGGGCGACCGGTTCTACTACGAGCATGGTGGACAGGCCGGTTCATTCACGCCTG GTCAATTACGAACGATTCGGGAGACAACGCTGGCCAAAATTGTCTGCGAGAACACCGAAGGGACGGACACCATTCAGCGCCATGCCTTCCTTCTCCCCGGCAAACA GAACAGCATGGTTTACTGCTCCGACTTACCAGACATCGATGTGAACCAGTGGGCTGAACAGAAGGCTGAAGTCGCACGATAA